A DNA window from Hevea brasiliensis isolate MT/VB/25A 57/8 chromosome 2, ASM3005281v1, whole genome shotgun sequence contains the following coding sequences:
- the LOC110642087 gene encoding kinesin-like protein KIN-7N isoform X2, whose protein sequence is MEKICVAVRVRPPVAVSQEISNGNHWRVEDNHISLLKSDGTPISGVSYAFDHVFDESCTNARVYELLTKDIIHAAVEGFNGTAFAYGQTSSGKTFTMNGSETDPGIIHRAVKDIFNKIQMMSDREFLIRVSYMEIYNEEINDLFAVENQKLQIHESLERGIFVAGLREEIVNNAEQVLELIATGEVNRHFGETNMNIRSSRSHTIFRMVIESKGKDSNSSTNYSSSDAIRVSVLNLVDLAGSERIAKTGAGGVRLKEGKHINKSLMALGNVINKLSDGPKQRGHIPYRDSKLTRILQPALGGNAKTSIICTVAPEEVHIDETKGTLQFASRAKRITNCAQVNEILTDAALLKRQKLEIEELRKKLQGSRAEVLEQEILKLRNEMLKYELDREKLEMQLEEERKSHKERDQCIREQQMRIDNLSNLVTFPECDKNAGQGQNSGSQCSKEEFNDSSSITREDFFRTPSFKAAPNAFVAKRSNYSRHTDYSPLPDTLSNVADEDTWLKMNKGYIADLDSIQMTPARKVQSFPSSDMTPGLSSDNHRKEVENLTRQLELITEEKNELERKHSEQSLLNEHLMEEISELKQEVLVIGEIPQRLGKSVAHCKEILKDLLLTMQSFVPDDESSTAKLLSSTSEIVISLFSNLESYLFMDKDNHEFFPRNDSLVQEHCKVLSESIRGTITSLVASEKLAIENKEVKNTICGCHHKW, encoded by the exons ATGGAGAAGATCTGCGTAGCCGTTAGAGTGAGACCTCCAGTGGCCGTGTCTCAAGAGATCTCCAATGGAAATCACTGGAGGGTCGAAGATAATCACATCTCTCTTCTCAAGTCTGATGGCACCCCTATCTCCGGCGTATCTTATGCTTTTG atcatgtattCGACGAAAGTTGCACAAATGCTAGAGTTTATGAGCTTCTTACCAAAGATATCATCCATGCAGCTGTCGAGGGTTTCAATG GTACAGCATTTGCTTATGGACAGACTAGCAGTGGCAAGACTTTCACCATGAATGGTTCTGAAACTGATCCAGGCATTATTCATCGGGCAGTTAAAGATATATTTAACAAAATTCAGATG ATGTCGGACAGGGAGTTTCTGATTCGTGTTTCCTACATGGAAATATATAATGAAGAAATTAATGATCTTTTTGCAGTAGAGAATCAGAAATTGCAAATACATGAGAGTTTGGAG CGTGGCATATTTGTTGCTGGCCTCAGGGAGGAAATTGTGAATAATGCTGAACAAGTGCTCGAGCTCATTGCCACAGGGGAAG TTAATCGGCACTTTGGGGAAACAAACATGAACATTCGCAGTAGTAGGTCTCACACAATATTCAGAATG GTTATTGAAAGCAAAGGGAAGGATAGCAACTCTTCAACTAATTATTCAAGCAGTGATGCTATTCGAGTCTCTGTTTTG AATTTGGTAGATTTAGCTGGGTCAGAGAGGATTGCTAAAACTGGAGCTGGTGGAGTGCGTCTGAAAGAAGGAAAGCACATAAACAAGAGTTTGATGGCTCTTGGTAATGTGATAAACAAATTAAGTGATGGTCCAAAGCAAAG GGGGCATATTCCTTATCGTGATAGCAAACTAACCCGTATACTTCAACCTGCTCTCGGTGGTAACGCCAAAACTTCAATTATATGCACTGTAGCTCCAGAAGAG GTTCACATTGATGAAACAAAAGGAACTCTCCAATTTGCTAGCCGAGCCAAACGCATCACCAATTGTGCCCAAGTGAATGAG ATTTTGACAGATGCTGCCTTACTGAAACGGCAGAAGTTAGAGATAGAAGAGCTACGCAAAAAACTACAG GGATCTCGGGCTGAAGTTTTGGAGCAAGAGATcttaaaattgagaaatgaaatgctgAAG TACGAACTAGACCGGGAGAAACTTGAAATGCAGCTGGAGGAAGAGAGGAAATCACACAAGGAGCGGGATCAATGCATCAGGGAGCAGCAGATGAGAATTGACAATCTCAGCAATCTAGTCACATTTCCAGAGTGTGATAAGAATGCTGGTCAG GGCCAGAATTCTGGGAGTCAATGTAGCAAGGAAGAATTCAATGACAGCAGTAGTATAACTCGAGAAGACTTTTTCAGAACCCCTTCTTTTAAGGCAGCTCCAAATGCCTTCGTTGCCAAAAGATCCAATTATTCAAGGCATACCGATTACAGTCCTCTTCCAGATACTCTTAGCAATGTAGCTGATGAAGACACTTGGTTGAAAATGAATAAAGGTTACATAGCCGACCTTGATTCAATTCAGATGACCCCTGCAAGAAAAGTCCAATCCTTTCCATCAAGTGACATGACTCCT GGCTTATCAAGTGATAACCACAGAAAGGAAGTAGAGAATCTTACAAGACAACTAGAACTCATCACTGAAGAGAAGAATGAACTCGAG AGGAAGCACTCAGAACAATCATTGTTAAATGAGCATTTGATGGAGGAGATTTCAGAACTGAAACAAGAAGTGTTAGTAATTGGAGAGATTCCTCAAAGGCTGGGCAAATCTGTGGCCCACTGCAAAGAAATTTTGAAGGATCTTTTGTTAACAATGCAG AGTTTTGTACCTGATGATGAGTCTTCTACTGCAAAATTGCTCTCAAGCACAAGTGAAATTGTCATAAGCCTTTTCTCAAATCTTGAATCTTATTTGTTTATGGACAAGGATAATCATGAATTTTTTCCAAGAAATGATTCACTGGTCCAAGAGCACTGCAAAGTGCTTTCTGAGAGCATAAGAGGCACAATTACATCCCTGGTAGCATCAGAGAAATTAGCCATTGAGAACAAAGAAGTGAAGAACACAATATGTGGCTGCCACCATAAG TGGTAG
- the LOC110663694 gene encoding uncharacterized protein LOC110663694 isoform X1 translates to MATTREPKPVKQLRELLQEQQEPFILRKSFNAGSSFPRCHGNSRKSFKRSFSLCLKSSKIGIPHCPKVLRSIYNQVISFNERLRIKTSNHRDGNGDVTENKDRNSQEAGELDSFSSASTSTVFNSCSGSDADADAEESSISQQKDHISFTANTSQSFRLCNNEAVTDRKLQRQCIEDSKQHSPVSVLEEVASHRGYPLHNNEPEYFSTVREKNPTKTCAHSPKKVTEDSILSASLWKILFHSATEKSTLPGVSEIQELVHYNLSSQHLKSKSALQQTRQLLFDCVKEIVENQGRKEKQQGEYLEAEELGKLIGEKIKLWGKQSGEESTFGEQMEMEFRESAQEWSGYKAQRRKIGSIIGDAILEEISSEIVMDMIA, encoded by the exons ATGGCCACCACCAGGGAGCCCAAACCAGTTAAACAGCTTCGAGAACTTCTTCAAGAGCAGCAAGAACCTTTTATTCTGAGGAAGAGCTTTAATGCGGGAAGTAGCTTCCCCCGCTGTCATGGCAATTCAAGAAAGTCCTTCAAAAGGTCATTTAGTCTTTGTCTTAAAAGTAGCAAAATAGGTATTCCTCACTGTCCAAAAGTATTAAGAAGTATATATAATCAGGTCATTTCCTTCAACGAGAGGCTCAGAATCAAAACTTCCAATCACAGAGATGGAAATGGTGATGTTACAGAGAATAAGGACAGGAATAGCCAAGAAGCAGGAGAATTAGATAGTTTTTCTTCTGCTAGCACCTCAACAGTGTTTAATTCATGCTCTGGAAGCGATGCTGATGCAGATGCAGAAGAATCCTCCATTTCACAGCAAAAGGATCACATCTCATTCACAGCAAACACTTCCCAGTCTTTCAGACTCTGCAATAATGAG GCTGTTACAGATAGAAAGCTCCAAAGGCAATGCATAGAAGACAGTAAACAGCACAGTCCTGTGTCCGTACTAGAAGAGGTAGCTTCACATAGAGGTTACCCACTTCATAACA ATGAACCAGAGTACTTCAGCACAGTAAGAGAAAAGAATCCCACAAAAACTTGCGCTCATTCCCCCAAGAAAGTCACAGAAGACTCCATTCTATCAGCTTCTCTGTGGAAAATACTTTTCCACTCAGCAACAGAGAAATCAACTTTACCAGGAGTCTCAGAAATACAGGAGCTTGTCCATTATAATCTTTCTTCACAGCACTTGAAATCTAAGTCAGCTTTGCAGCAAACAAGGCAACTTCTTTTTGATTGTGTAAAGGAGATAGTAGAGAACCAAGGAAGGAAGGAGAAGCAACAGGGAGAATATTTGGAGGCAGAAGAGCTTGGAAAGCTCATTGGAGAGAAGATAAAGTTGTGGGGAAAACAGTCTGGTGAAGAATCAACCTTCGGAGAACAAATGGAAATGGAATTTCGGGAATCAGCACAAGAGTGGAGTGGTTATAAGGCACAGCGAAGGAAAATTGGGTCTATAATAGGGGATGCCATTTTGGAAGAGATCAGCAGTGAAATAGTTATGGACATGATTGCCTGA
- the LOC110663694 gene encoding uncharacterized protein LOC110663694 isoform X2 — protein sequence MATTREPKPVKQLRELLQEQQEPFILRKSFNAGSSFPRCHGNSRKSFKRSFSLCLKSSKIGIPHCPKVLRSIYNQVISFNERLRIKTSNHRDGNGDVTENKDRNSQEAGELDSFSSASTSTVFNSCSGSDADADAEESSISQQKDHISFTANTSQSFRLCNNEAVTDRKLQRQCIEDSKQHSPVSVLEEVASHRDEPEYFSTVREKNPTKTCAHSPKKVTEDSILSASLWKILFHSATEKSTLPGVSEIQELVHYNLSSQHLKSKSALQQTRQLLFDCVKEIVENQGRKEKQQGEYLEAEELGKLIGEKIKLWGKQSGEESTFGEQMEMEFRESAQEWSGYKAQRRKIGSIIGDAILEEISSEIVMDMIA from the exons ATGGCCACCACCAGGGAGCCCAAACCAGTTAAACAGCTTCGAGAACTTCTTCAAGAGCAGCAAGAACCTTTTATTCTGAGGAAGAGCTTTAATGCGGGAAGTAGCTTCCCCCGCTGTCATGGCAATTCAAGAAAGTCCTTCAAAAGGTCATTTAGTCTTTGTCTTAAAAGTAGCAAAATAGGTATTCCTCACTGTCCAAAAGTATTAAGAAGTATATATAATCAGGTCATTTCCTTCAACGAGAGGCTCAGAATCAAAACTTCCAATCACAGAGATGGAAATGGTGATGTTACAGAGAATAAGGACAGGAATAGCCAAGAAGCAGGAGAATTAGATAGTTTTTCTTCTGCTAGCACCTCAACAGTGTTTAATTCATGCTCTGGAAGCGATGCTGATGCAGATGCAGAAGAATCCTCCATTTCACAGCAAAAGGATCACATCTCATTCACAGCAAACACTTCCCAGTCTTTCAGACTCTGCAATAATGAG GCTGTTACAGATAGAAAGCTCCAAAGGCAATGCATAGAAGACAGTAAACAGCACAGTCCTGTGTCCGTACTAGAAGAGGTAGCTTCACATAGAG ATGAACCAGAGTACTTCAGCACAGTAAGAGAAAAGAATCCCACAAAAACTTGCGCTCATTCCCCCAAGAAAGTCACAGAAGACTCCATTCTATCAGCTTCTCTGTGGAAAATACTTTTCCACTCAGCAACAGAGAAATCAACTTTACCAGGAGTCTCAGAAATACAGGAGCTTGTCCATTATAATCTTTCTTCACAGCACTTGAAATCTAAGTCAGCTTTGCAGCAAACAAGGCAACTTCTTTTTGATTGTGTAAAGGAGATAGTAGAGAACCAAGGAAGGAAGGAGAAGCAACAGGGAGAATATTTGGAGGCAGAAGAGCTTGGAAAGCTCATTGGAGAGAAGATAAAGTTGTGGGGAAAACAGTCTGGTGAAGAATCAACCTTCGGAGAACAAATGGAAATGGAATTTCGGGAATCAGCACAAGAGTGGAGTGGTTATAAGGCACAGCGAAGGAAAATTGGGTCTATAATAGGGGATGCCATTTTGGAAGAGATCAGCAGTGAAATAGTTATGGACATGATTGCCTGA
- the LOC110642087 gene encoding kinesin-like protein KIN-7N isoform X1, producing MEKICVAVRVRPPVAVSQEISNGNHWRVEDNHISLLKSDGTPISGVSYAFDHVFDESCTNARVYELLTKDIIHAAVEGFNGTAFAYGQTSSGKTFTMNGSETDPGIIHRAVKDIFNKIQMMSDREFLIRVSYMEIYNEEINDLFAVENQKLQIHESLERGIFVAGLREEIVNNAEQVLELIATGEVNRHFGETNMNIRSSRSHTIFRMVIESKGKDSNSSTNYSSSDAIRVSVLNLVDLAGSERIAKTGAGGVRLKEGKHINKSLMALGNVINKLSDGPKQRGHIPYRDSKLTRILQPALGGNAKTSIICTVAPEEVHIDETKGTLQFASRAKRITNCAQVNEILTDAALLKRQKLEIEELRKKLQGSRAEVLEQEILKLRNEMLKYELDREKLEMQLEEERKSHKERDQCIREQQMRIDNLSNLVTFPECDKNAGQGQNSGSQCSKEEFNDSSSITREDFFRTPSFKAAPNAFVAKRSNYSRHTDYSPLPDTLSNVADEDTWLKMNKGYIADLDSIQMTPARKVQSFPSSDMTPGLSSDNHRKEVENLTRQLELITEEKNELERKHSEQSLLNEHLMEEISELKQEVLVIGEIPQRLGKSVAHCKEILKDLLLTMQSFVPDDESSTAKLLSSTSEIVISLFSNLESYLFMDKDNHEFFPRNDSLVQEHCKVLSESIRGTITSLVASEKLAIENKEVKNTICGCHHKGSTQEGETASSKEKLSYELDTIKEKYNDLEKKLDLNDQLLEVSREKYTSLERELQLLKEERDSLLERVSESSQKLALVTDQKENTLKDLNSEARRRKDLEEQIKQFSVAFASRQRSFTSFQSEFKSKIEKLRSLDTVSASKSLGC from the exons ATGGAGAAGATCTGCGTAGCCGTTAGAGTGAGACCTCCAGTGGCCGTGTCTCAAGAGATCTCCAATGGAAATCACTGGAGGGTCGAAGATAATCACATCTCTCTTCTCAAGTCTGATGGCACCCCTATCTCCGGCGTATCTTATGCTTTTG atcatgtattCGACGAAAGTTGCACAAATGCTAGAGTTTATGAGCTTCTTACCAAAGATATCATCCATGCAGCTGTCGAGGGTTTCAATG GTACAGCATTTGCTTATGGACAGACTAGCAGTGGCAAGACTTTCACCATGAATGGTTCTGAAACTGATCCAGGCATTATTCATCGGGCAGTTAAAGATATATTTAACAAAATTCAGATG ATGTCGGACAGGGAGTTTCTGATTCGTGTTTCCTACATGGAAATATATAATGAAGAAATTAATGATCTTTTTGCAGTAGAGAATCAGAAATTGCAAATACATGAGAGTTTGGAG CGTGGCATATTTGTTGCTGGCCTCAGGGAGGAAATTGTGAATAATGCTGAACAAGTGCTCGAGCTCATTGCCACAGGGGAAG TTAATCGGCACTTTGGGGAAACAAACATGAACATTCGCAGTAGTAGGTCTCACACAATATTCAGAATG GTTATTGAAAGCAAAGGGAAGGATAGCAACTCTTCAACTAATTATTCAAGCAGTGATGCTATTCGAGTCTCTGTTTTG AATTTGGTAGATTTAGCTGGGTCAGAGAGGATTGCTAAAACTGGAGCTGGTGGAGTGCGTCTGAAAGAAGGAAAGCACATAAACAAGAGTTTGATGGCTCTTGGTAATGTGATAAACAAATTAAGTGATGGTCCAAAGCAAAG GGGGCATATTCCTTATCGTGATAGCAAACTAACCCGTATACTTCAACCTGCTCTCGGTGGTAACGCCAAAACTTCAATTATATGCACTGTAGCTCCAGAAGAG GTTCACATTGATGAAACAAAAGGAACTCTCCAATTTGCTAGCCGAGCCAAACGCATCACCAATTGTGCCCAAGTGAATGAG ATTTTGACAGATGCTGCCTTACTGAAACGGCAGAAGTTAGAGATAGAAGAGCTACGCAAAAAACTACAG GGATCTCGGGCTGAAGTTTTGGAGCAAGAGATcttaaaattgagaaatgaaatgctgAAG TACGAACTAGACCGGGAGAAACTTGAAATGCAGCTGGAGGAAGAGAGGAAATCACACAAGGAGCGGGATCAATGCATCAGGGAGCAGCAGATGAGAATTGACAATCTCAGCAATCTAGTCACATTTCCAGAGTGTGATAAGAATGCTGGTCAG GGCCAGAATTCTGGGAGTCAATGTAGCAAGGAAGAATTCAATGACAGCAGTAGTATAACTCGAGAAGACTTTTTCAGAACCCCTTCTTTTAAGGCAGCTCCAAATGCCTTCGTTGCCAAAAGATCCAATTATTCAAGGCATACCGATTACAGTCCTCTTCCAGATACTCTTAGCAATGTAGCTGATGAAGACACTTGGTTGAAAATGAATAAAGGTTACATAGCCGACCTTGATTCAATTCAGATGACCCCTGCAAGAAAAGTCCAATCCTTTCCATCAAGTGACATGACTCCT GGCTTATCAAGTGATAACCACAGAAAGGAAGTAGAGAATCTTACAAGACAACTAGAACTCATCACTGAAGAGAAGAATGAACTCGAG AGGAAGCACTCAGAACAATCATTGTTAAATGAGCATTTGATGGAGGAGATTTCAGAACTGAAACAAGAAGTGTTAGTAATTGGAGAGATTCCTCAAAGGCTGGGCAAATCTGTGGCCCACTGCAAAGAAATTTTGAAGGATCTTTTGTTAACAATGCAG AGTTTTGTACCTGATGATGAGTCTTCTACTGCAAAATTGCTCTCAAGCACAAGTGAAATTGTCATAAGCCTTTTCTCAAATCTTGAATCTTATTTGTTTATGGACAAGGATAATCATGAATTTTTTCCAAGAAATGATTCACTGGTCCAAGAGCACTGCAAAGTGCTTTCTGAGAGCATAAGAGGCACAATTACATCCCTGGTAGCATCAGAGAAATTAGCCATTGAGAACAAAGAAGTGAAGAACACAATATGTGGCTGCCACCATAAG GGGTCCACTCAGGAAGGAGAAACtgcttcttccaaggagaaactaagCTATGAACTTGACACTATCAAGGAAAAATACAATGATTTGGAGAAAAAGCTGGATCTCAATGACCAGCTTCTGGAGGTTTCTAGAGAAAAATACACTAGCTTGGAAAGAGAACTTCAGCTTTTGAAAGAAGAAAGGGATTCCCTGCTTGAAAGAGTCTCAGAATCATCTCAAAAGCTTGCACTTGTTACTGACCAAAAGGAAAATACTTTAAAAGATTTGAACAGTGAAGCACGGAGAAGAAAAGATCTTGAAGAACAGATTAAACAATTCAGTGTTGCTTTTGCTAGTCGGCAGAGATCATTTACATCCTTCCAAAGTGAATTTAAAtccaaaattgagaaattgagaaGCCTGGATACAGTTTCAGCATCCAAATCTCTTGGATGTTGA